Proteins encoded together in one bacterium window:
- a CDS encoding SDR family oxidoreductase, whose protein sequence is MDREKLQGLFDMTDRVVLVTGGTRGIGRSLAEGYVAAGAKVVVASRKPEACKETEEHLRAMGGEALGVPTHMGELGDLASLVEQAVDTFGGIDVVVNNAATALAQNAGSYTTEAWNKSLEVNLRGPVFLIQEALPHLKKSEHACVLNVLTGAAFLFSSTISLYGMGKAALMSATRSMAAEFEPFGIRVNALSPGTVDTDMVRANSSEAQDVMTSIQIQKRKAHPDEMVGPALMLTSDAGSFITGHVVFADGGMVPR, encoded by the coding sequence ATGGACCGGGAAAAGTTGCAGGGACTCTTCGACATGACGGATCGCGTCGTCCTCGTCACCGGAGGCACGCGCGGAATCGGCCGCTCCCTCGCCGAGGGCTACGTCGCCGCAGGTGCGAAGGTCGTCGTCGCGAGTCGGAAGCCCGAGGCGTGCAAGGAGACCGAGGAGCACCTCCGCGCGATGGGCGGCGAGGCGCTCGGCGTCCCGACCCACATGGGCGAACTCGGCGACCTCGCCAGCCTCGTCGAGCAGGCCGTAGACACCTTCGGCGGAATCGACGTCGTCGTGAACAACGCCGCAACCGCACTTGCGCAGAACGCTGGGAGCTACACGACGGAAGCCTGGAACAAGTCGCTCGAGGTCAACCTGCGCGGTCCCGTCTTCCTGATCCAAGAGGCGCTGCCGCATCTTAAGAAGAGCGAGCACGCATGCGTTCTCAATGTCCTGACAGGGGCGGCATTTCTCTTCTCGTCGACGATCTCTCTCTACGGCATGGGGAAGGCCGCGCTGATGTCCGCGACCCGATCGATGGCCGCCGAATTCGAGCCCTTCGGCATCCGGGTCAATGCACTCAGCCCGGGGACGGTCGACACCGACATGGTCCGTGCGAACTCCAGTGAGGCGCAAGACGTCATGACCTCGATCCAGATCCAGAAGCGCAAGGCCCATCCCGACGAGATGGTCGGGCCGGCGCTCATGTTGACATCGGATGCCGGCAGCTTCATCACGGGGCACGTCGTGTTCGCCGACGGTGGTATGGTGCCCCGCTGA
- a CDS encoding TetR/AcrR family transcriptional regulator has protein sequence MPTQRLKHADRRRSILEAATAAFAAKGFDGARTREIAESAGISEALLYQHFPSKRALHEAVLERVAREQDHNFSVLQLPEPSTQGLVEMLWRYFDACVHLVPDSPPAVGQRMLLLSLAGDGQHAKTIYGRGQEIGADAFSAALRAAASEGSLDRVAVDPKNAWNFLEHVGSMISSGSLSGASAIPYAGSKRKLVREAVLFCGRGLGLKESAIDAYAPRPRSLRNARTRGGRASDARRD, from the coding sequence ATGCCTACCCAACGACTGAAACACGCGGATCGGCGCCGCTCCATCCTCGAAGCAGCAACGGCGGCCTTCGCGGCGAAAGGATTCGACGGCGCCCGCACTCGTGAGATCGCCGAGTCGGCCGGAATTTCGGAAGCGCTCCTCTACCAGCACTTCCCGTCCAAGCGGGCTTTGCACGAGGCGGTGCTCGAACGCGTCGCGCGGGAGCAAGACCACAACTTCTCCGTTCTGCAGCTGCCCGAGCCCTCGACGCAGGGACTGGTCGAGATGCTCTGGCGATACTTCGACGCCTGCGTTCATCTCGTACCCGACTCGCCCCCCGCCGTCGGACAGCGGATGTTGCTCCTCTCCCTCGCCGGCGACGGTCAGCACGCGAAAACGATCTACGGGCGCGGTCAGGAGATCGGGGCAGATGCCTTTTCCGCAGCACTTCGTGCGGCGGCGAGTGAGGGAAGCCTCGACCGGGTCGCAGTCGACCCCAAGAACGCCTGGAACTTCCTGGAGCACGTTGGCTCGATGATCAGCTCGGGGTCGCTATCGGGCGCCTCGGCGATTCCCTACGCCGGATCCAAGCGCAAGCTGGTCCGCGAAGCGGTTCTCTTCTGTGGTCGAGGGCTCGGGTTGAAGGAGTCTGCGATCGACGCCTATGCGCCGAGGCCACGATCCCTTCGAAACGCCCGAACACGAGGCGGACGAGCAAGCGATGCCCGAAGGGACTGA
- a CDS encoding VOC family protein: protein MTTTNDTRFGFAKLIVDDEEKLATYYEEVYGLGVVNRVEGEAGGLGEPFREIMLGRNGELTPNESLVLFKFVDRATPRDQESILGFISEDLDALANRITDNGGSLNGPIQSMPEHGVRVLFATDPEGHLSENVELIPTENTE, encoded by the coding sequence ATGACAACGACCAACGACACCCGCTTCGGCTTCGCGAAGCTCATCGTCGACGACGAGGAGAAGCTCGCGACCTACTACGAAGAGGTCTACGGACTCGGCGTGGTGAACCGCGTCGAGGGCGAGGCGGGCGGACTCGGCGAGCCCTTCCGCGAGATCATGCTCGGGCGGAACGGAGAGCTGACCCCGAACGAGTCGCTCGTCCTGTTCAAGTTCGTCGACCGAGCGACGCCCCGCGATCAGGAGTCCATCCTCGGTTTCATCAGCGAAGACCTCGACGCCCTCGCAAATCGCATCACCGACAACGGAGGGAGCCTCAACGGGCCGATCCAATCGATGCCCGAGCACGGCGTCCGCGTGCTCTTCGCCACCGATCCGGAGGGGCACCTGAGCGAGAACGTCGAGCTCATCCCCACCGAGAACACCGAGTAG
- a CDS encoding glutathione S-transferase C-terminal domain-containing protein, with protein MIQTLEQTDDKTLGAGPGRELCHVARTDFHAALGDPAYPVEPNRYWLFTSKLCPFAHRTEIVRALKGVQDRVGLTIADPVQTSAGWNLIDRHRSADSAPSPLEGVSHLPGIYAHAAPGYAGRASVPVRFDTRTRTIVNNESAEIIRQFDRVFPSEDSEMLYPEAAREAIDDLSDFLDEALITPIYRAGFAADQSTYRAHHDAVFAALDALEERLAAAGPYLMGDRVTLADVHAFPHLARFDAVYHSLYRLNARFVRDTPALSGYMARLGEIPAFADTLDIEALKAGYFLSWNQPTVGGFVPAGPPVDPNSGVALHPGGPRTTSVCTG; from the coding sequence ATGATCCAAACGCTCGAACAGACCGACGACAAAACCCTGGGCGCCGGGCCGGGTCGCGAACTCTGCCATGTGGCACGGACCGATTTCCATGCCGCGCTCGGCGATCCGGCCTACCCGGTCGAGCCCAACCGGTACTGGCTCTTCACGTCGAAGCTCTGCCCCTTCGCGCACCGGACCGAGATCGTTCGGGCGCTGAAGGGCGTCCAGGATCGAGTCGGACTGACCATCGCGGATCCGGTCCAGACCTCGGCCGGCTGGAATCTCATCGACCGCCATCGGAGCGCCGACAGTGCGCCCAGTCCCCTGGAAGGGGTGAGCCACCTCCCGGGGATCTACGCACACGCGGCGCCCGGATACGCGGGGCGCGCGTCCGTGCCGGTCCGCTTCGACACCCGGACGCGGACGATCGTGAACAACGAATCCGCCGAGATCATTCGACAGTTCGACCGCGTCTTCCCCTCGGAAGACTCGGAGATGCTCTACCCCGAGGCCGCACGCGAGGCGATCGATGACCTGAGTGATTTCCTCGACGAAGCGCTGATCACCCCGATCTATCGAGCCGGATTCGCCGCGGATCAGTCGACCTATCGAGCCCATCACGACGCGGTGTTCGCCGCTCTGGACGCTCTGGAAGAGCGCCTCGCCGCGGCCGGCCCCTACCTGATGGGGGATCGCGTCACGCTCGCGGACGTCCACGCGTTCCCACATCTTGCGCGTTTCGACGCCGTCTACCACTCGCTCTATCGCCTGAACGCGCGTTTCGTGCGCGACACGCCCGCCTTGTCGGGATACATGGCACGCCTGGGCGAGATCCCGGCGTTCGCCGACACGCTCGACATCGAAGCGCTGAAGGCCGGCTATTTCCTCTCCTGGAATCAGCCGACGGTGGGGGGCTTCGTGCCGGCGGGTCCTCCAGTGGACCCAAATTCGGGCGTCGCGCTCCATCCGGGTGGGCCGCGGACGACATCGGTATGCACCGGCTGA
- a CDS encoding shikimate kinase, giving the protein MKRIVIFGNSGSGKSTYARMCSEHLACAHMDLDTVAWEADSEQPTRRSLQSSQADILRFIGAERQWVVEGCYADLLELVLPRATEIVFLNPGTETCVENARNRPWEPHKYPTEEAQNANLEMLIAWIRDYERRADEFSYRAHRQLFQSYPGQKHEFTANRRSLHLLTGPSTKP; this is encoded by the coding sequence TTGAAACGCATCGTGATATTCGGCAACTCTGGCTCAGGGAAGTCGACCTACGCCAGGATGTGCAGTGAGCACCTGGCCTGTGCCCATATGGATCTCGATACGGTTGCTTGGGAAGCGGATTCAGAACAGCCCACGCGGCGCTCACTGCAATCAAGCCAGGCAGACATCCTTCGATTCATTGGAGCGGAACGGCAATGGGTCGTCGAAGGCTGCTACGCCGATCTGTTGGAGCTCGTCCTTCCACGAGCCACGGAAATCGTATTCCTCAACCCCGGCACGGAAACGTGCGTCGAGAATGCGAGGAATCGCCCGTGGGAACCTCACAAGTACCCGACAGAGGAGGCTCAGAACGCCAATCTGGAGATGCTCATCGCGTGGATCAGAGACTATGAGCGTCGGGCAGATGAGTTCTCGTATCGAGCGCATCGGCAGCTCTTCCAGAGCTATCCAGGCCAGAAGCATGAGTTCACCGCGAACCGTCGATCACTGCACCTTCTCACAGGACCCTCGACCAAACCTTGA
- a CDS encoding PEP-CTERM sorting domain-containing protein (PEP-CTERM proteins occur, often in large numbers, in the proteomes of bacteria that also encode an exosortase, a predicted intramembrane cysteine proteinase. The presence of a PEP-CTERM domain at a protein's C-terminus predicts cleavage within the sorting domain, followed by covalent anchoring to some some component of the (usually Gram-negative) cell surface. Many PEP-CTERM proteins exhibit an unusual sequence composition that includes large numbers of potential glycosylation sites. Expression of one such protein has been shown restore the ability of a bacterium to form floc, a type of biofilm.), translating to MIRKSSSSPHPVCALLVLAFLLSFVTAPSAQVVSGFDVDQEGWQAYPVGETELSWVETGGVPGGYVRGVDIGSGWAYVEAPAAFATELDYPGLLAFDLRAFTSDPGSYPIQYDVRVGIEGNGLVLLNELSLPDGVWRSYEFILHELAGWRIQADLNQNYDPTAPVPTPAELESVLVNATRLVIAADYGNGTTGNGTIDEAHLDNVFVPEPTGAIGLALGLVMLGTLSRSRRS from the coding sequence ATGATTCGCAAGTCGTCTTCGAGTCCGCATCCGGTCTGCGCTCTCCTCGTCCTCGCGTTCCTCCTGAGCTTCGTCACGGCCCCGTCGGCGCAGGTCGTGAGCGGCTTCGACGTCGACCAGGAGGGATGGCAGGCCTATCCGGTCGGGGAGACCGAGCTCAGCTGGGTCGAGACCGGAGGCGTACCGGGGGGTTATGTCCGGGGGGTGGACATCGGAAGCGGCTGGGCCTACGTCGAGGCGCCCGCAGCGTTCGCGACCGAGCTCGACTACCCGGGCCTGCTGGCGTTCGATCTGCGCGCGTTCACGAGCGACCCTGGGAGCTATCCGATCCAGTACGACGTGCGCGTCGGGATCGAGGGAAACGGACTCGTCCTCCTGAACGAGCTCTCGCTTCCGGACGGGGTCTGGCGTTCGTACGAGTTCATCCTCCACGAGCTCGCCGGCTGGCGCATCCAGGCCGATCTGAACCAGAACTACGATCCGACCGCGCCGGTCCCCACACCCGCCGAGCTCGAGTCGGTCCTGGTGAACGCGACCCGACTCGTGATCGCGGCGGACTACGGCAACGGCACGACCGGGAACGGCACGATCGACGAGGCCCACCTCGACAACGTCTTCGTCCCCGAGCCGACGGGAGCGATCGGTCTGGCGCTCGGCCTCGTCATGCTTGGAACCCTTTCCCGATCGCGAAGGAGCTGA